Proteins encoded in a region of the Streptomyces violaceoruber genome:
- a CDS encoding glycerol-3-phosphate dehydrogenase/oxidase: MRTATLGPAQRAESLAAMAERELDVLVVGAGVVGAGTALDAVTRGLSVGLVEARDWASGTSSRSSKLIHGGLRYLEMLDFVLVREALKERGLLLERLAPHLVKPVPFLYPLQHKGWERLYAGSGVALYDAMSMARGHGRGLPLHRHLSRRHALRVAPALKKDALVGALQYYDAQMDDARFVATLVRTAAAYGAKVANRARVTSFLREGERVVGARVQDVEAGGEYEVRAKQVVNATGVWTDDTQAMVGERGQFHVRASKGIHLVVPKDRIHSSTGLILRTEKSVLFVIPWGRHWIIGTTDTDWDLDKAHPAASSADIDYLLEHVNSVLSVPLTRDDVEGVYAGLRPLLAGESDATSKLSREHTVAHPVPGLVVVAGGKYTTYRVMAKDAVDEAVHGLDLRVADCVTEETPLLGAEGYHAQWNARARIAARTGLHVVRVEHLLNRYGSLTEELLELVAADPSLGEPLTGADDYLRAEVVYAASHEGARHLDDVLTRRTRISIETFDRGTRCAREAAELMAPVLGWDKGQVEREIEHYEKRVEAERESQRQPDDLTADAARLGAPDIAAR, encoded by the coding sequence GTGAGGACAGCGACCCTTGGGCCGGCGCAGCGCGCCGAGTCACTCGCGGCCATGGCCGAGCGCGAACTCGACGTACTGGTGGTGGGCGCCGGCGTGGTCGGTGCGGGCACCGCCCTCGACGCCGTGACGCGCGGCCTGTCCGTCGGCCTGGTCGAGGCGCGGGACTGGGCCTCGGGCACCTCCAGCAGGTCCAGCAAGCTGATCCACGGCGGCCTGCGCTATCTGGAGATGCTCGACTTCGTGCTCGTGCGGGAGGCGCTGAAGGAGCGCGGACTGCTGCTGGAACGGCTGGCGCCGCACCTGGTGAAGCCGGTGCCGTTCCTGTACCCGCTCCAGCACAAGGGCTGGGAGCGGCTGTATGCCGGATCGGGCGTCGCGCTCTACGACGCCATGTCCATGGCCCGCGGGCACGGGCGGGGCCTGCCGCTGCACCGGCACCTGAGCCGCCGTCACGCCCTGCGCGTGGCGCCCGCGCTGAAGAAGGACGCGCTGGTCGGCGCGTTGCAGTACTACGACGCCCAGATGGACGACGCCCGCTTCGTAGCCACGCTGGTGCGCACCGCGGCGGCGTACGGCGCCAAGGTCGCCAACCGCGCCCGGGTCACCTCCTTCCTGCGCGAGGGCGAACGGGTGGTCGGCGCCCGGGTGCAGGACGTCGAGGCGGGCGGCGAGTACGAGGTCCGCGCCAAGCAGGTGGTGAACGCGACCGGGGTGTGGACCGACGACACCCAGGCGATGGTCGGCGAGCGCGGCCAGTTCCACGTCCGGGCCTCCAAGGGCATCCACCTGGTCGTGCCCAAGGACCGCATCCACTCCAGCACCGGGCTGATCCTGCGCACCGAGAAATCCGTGCTGTTCGTCATCCCCTGGGGCCGGCACTGGATCATCGGCACCACGGACACCGACTGGGACCTGGACAAGGCCCACCCGGCCGCGTCCAGCGCCGACATCGACTACCTGCTGGAACACGTCAACTCGGTGCTGTCGGTGCCCCTCACGCGCGACGACGTCGAGGGCGTGTACGCCGGACTGCGCCCGCTGCTGGCCGGCGAGTCGGACGCCACCAGCAAGCTGTCGCGCGAGCACACCGTCGCCCACCCGGTGCCCGGCCTGGTCGTCGTGGCCGGCGGGAAGTACACGACGTACCGGGTGATGGCCAAGGACGCCGTCGACGAGGCCGTGCACGGGCTCGACCTGCGGGTCGCCGACTGCGTCACCGAGGAGACGCCGCTGCTCGGCGCCGAGGGCTACCACGCGCAGTGGAACGCCCGGGCCCGGATCGCCGCCCGCACCGGACTGCACGTCGTACGCGTCGAGCATCTGCTCAACCGCTACGGCTCGCTGACGGAGGAACTGCTCGAACTCGTCGCCGCCGACCCCTCCCTGGGCGAGCCGCTCACCGGCGCCGACGACTACCTGCGCGCCGAAGTCGTCTACGCCGCCTCGCACGAGGGCGCCCGGCACCTGGACGACGTACTGACCCGGCGCACCCGTATCTCCATCGAGACCTTCGACCGGGGCACGCGCTGCGCCCGCGAGGCCGCCGAGCTGATGGCACCGGTCCTCGGCTGGGACAAGGGCCAGGTCGAGCGGGAGATCGAGCACTACGAGAAGCGGGTCGAGGCCGAGCGGGAGTCCCAGCGCCAGCCCGACGACCTGACGGCCGACGCGGCCCGGCTGGGGGCGCCGGACATCGCGGCGCGGTGA
- a CDS encoding nucleotide sugar dehydrogenase encodes MPADLAVIGLGPYGLPLAQAAVAAGIPTLGYRTGPEADPLTPAEVRRMLATGFRTPTGPAGPAELGRVRTAVICAPTPPGADGGLDLTQVEAAARTLAAHMRPHTTVILESPVRPGTTEDFLRPLLEQGSGLRAGRDFHLAYSPSRVDPGNRDFTPANTPKVIGGLTPACTESAAAFYSRLTDKVVRARGPREAETVQLLETNFRHVNIALVNEMAVLCDDLGVDLWDVLRCAETKPFGFHAFRPGPGVGGHSVAQDLTGRAPHSLRMVELAQQVNAQMPRYVVQRAAALLNEHGKSARGARILLLGVTYKADLADQQATPAEEIATRLMSMGAAVSYHDPHIPSWNVADRPVPRADSLYEAAADADLTILLQQHRTYDLQGLSVKAQLLLDTRGATPTGAAHRL; translated from the coding sequence ATGCCCGCAGATCTCGCCGTCATCGGACTCGGCCCGTACGGCCTGCCGCTGGCCCAGGCCGCCGTCGCCGCCGGCATCCCCACCCTCGGCTACCGCACCGGCCCCGAGGCCGACCCGCTCACCCCCGCCGAGGTGCGCCGGATGCTCGCCACGGGCTTCCGCACCCCGACCGGACCGGCCGGACCGGCCGAGCTGGGCCGGGTCCGCACCGCCGTCATCTGCGCGCCCACCCCGCCGGGCGCGGACGGCGGCCTGGACCTCACCCAGGTGGAGGCCGCGGCCCGCACCCTCGCCGCCCACATGCGCCCGCACACCACCGTCATCCTGGAGTCGCCGGTGCGGCCCGGGACGACGGAGGACTTCCTGCGCCCGCTCCTGGAGCAGGGCTCGGGGCTGCGCGCCGGCCGCGACTTCCACCTCGCCTACTCCCCCAGCCGCGTCGACCCCGGCAACCGCGACTTCACCCCGGCCAACACCCCCAAGGTCATCGGCGGCCTCACCCCCGCCTGCACCGAGTCGGCCGCCGCGTTCTACAGCCGCCTCACCGACAAGGTGGTCCGCGCGCGGGGCCCGCGGGAGGCGGAGACGGTGCAGCTCCTGGAGACCAACTTCCGGCACGTGAACATCGCCCTGGTCAACGAGATGGCCGTGCTCTGCGACGACCTCGGCGTCGACCTGTGGGACGTCCTGCGCTGCGCGGAGACCAAGCCCTTCGGCTTCCACGCCTTCCGCCCCGGCCCCGGCGTCGGCGGCCACTCCGTCGCCCAGGACCTCACCGGCCGGGCCCCGCACAGCCTGCGCATGGTCGAGCTGGCCCAGCAGGTCAACGCCCAGATGCCCCGTTACGTCGTCCAGCGCGCCGCCGCCCTGCTCAACGAGCACGGCAAGTCCGCACGCGGCGCCCGCATCCTCCTGCTCGGCGTCACCTACAAGGCCGACCTGGCCGACCAGCAGGCCACCCCGGCCGAGGAGATCGCGACCCGCCTGATGTCCATGGGCGCCGCCGTGAGCTACCACGACCCGCACATCCCGTCCTGGAACGTCGCCGACCGCCCCGTCCCCCGCGCCGACTCCCTCTACGAGGCCGCCGCCGACGCCGACCTCACGATCCTCCTCCAGCAGCACCGCACGTACGACCTCCAGGGCCTGTCGGTCAAGGCCCAGCTGCTCCTGGACACGCGAGGCGCCACACCGACGGGGGCGGCGCACCGGTTGTGA
- a CDS encoding GuaB3 family IMP dehydrogenase-related protein translates to MTEIEIGRGKRGRRAYAFDDIAVVPSRRTRDPKEVSIAWQIDAYRFELPFLAAPMDSVVSPATAIRIGELGGLGVLNLEGLWTRHEDPQPLLDEIAELDTDNATRRLQEIYAAPIKEELIGQRIKEVRDSGVVTAAALSPQRTAQFSKAVVDAGVDIFVIRGTTVSAEHVSGSHEPLNLKQFIYELDVPVIVGGCATYTAALHLMRTGAAGVLVGFGGGAAHTTRNVLGIQVPMATAVADVAAARRDYMDESGGRYVHVIADGGVGWSGDLPKAIACGADSVMMGSPLARATDAPGRGNHWGMEAVNEELPRGKKVDLGTVGTIEEILTGPSRNPDGSMNFFGALRRAMATTGYSELKEFQRVEVTVADSQHRR, encoded by the coding sequence GTGACTGAGATCGAGATCGGGCGCGGCAAGCGCGGCCGCCGGGCGTACGCCTTCGACGACATCGCCGTCGTCCCCAGCCGCCGTACGCGGGACCCGAAGGAGGTCTCGATCGCCTGGCAGATCGACGCCTACCGCTTCGAGCTGCCGTTCCTGGCCGCTCCCATGGACTCGGTCGTCTCCCCGGCCACCGCCATCCGCATCGGCGAGCTGGGCGGCCTCGGCGTCCTCAACCTGGAAGGGCTCTGGACCCGGCACGAGGACCCGCAGCCGCTGCTCGACGAGATCGCCGAGCTGGACACCGACAACGCGACCCGCCGCCTCCAGGAGATCTACGCGGCTCCCATCAAGGAGGAGCTGATCGGGCAGCGCATCAAGGAGGTGCGCGACTCGGGCGTGGTCACCGCCGCCGCGCTCTCCCCGCAGCGCACCGCCCAGTTCTCCAAGGCCGTCGTGGACGCGGGCGTCGACATCTTCGTCATCCGGGGCACCACCGTCTCCGCGGAGCACGTCTCCGGCTCGCACGAGCCGCTGAACCTGAAGCAGTTCATCTACGAGCTCGACGTCCCGGTGATCGTCGGCGGCTGCGCCACCTACACCGCCGCCCTGCACCTGATGCGCACCGGCGCCGCGGGCGTCCTCGTCGGCTTCGGCGGCGGCGCCGCCCACACCACGCGCAACGTGCTGGGCATCCAGGTGCCCATGGCCACCGCGGTCGCCGACGTGGCGGCGGCCCGCCGGGACTACATGGACGAGTCCGGCGGCCGGTACGTCCACGTCATCGCCGACGGCGGTGTCGGCTGGTCCGGCGACCTGCCCAAGGCCATCGCCTGCGGCGCCGACTCCGTGATGATGGGCTCCCCGCTGGCCCGTGCGACCGACGCGCCGGGCAGGGGCAACCACTGGGGCATGGAGGCCGTGAACGAGGAGCTGCCGCGCGGCAAGAAGGTCGACCTCGGCACGGTCGGCACCATCGAGGAGATCCTCACCGGCCCGTCGCGCAACCCCGACGGCTCGATGAACTTCTTCGGCGCCCTGCGCCGCGCCATGGCCACCACCGGCTACAGCGAGCTGAAGGAGTTCCAGCGCGTCGAGGTCACGGTCGCGGACTCGCAGCACCGGCGGTAG
- the guaB gene encoding IMP dehydrogenase — protein MTANVDGVPEKFATLGLTYDDVLLLPGASAVLPNAVDTSSRISRNVRVNIPLLSAAMDKVTESRMAISMARQGGVGVLHRNLSIEDQANQVDLVKRSESGMVANPITIHPDATLGEADALCAKFRISGVPVTDGAGKLLGIVTNRDMAFETDRSRQVREVMTPMPLVTGQVGISGVDAMELLRRHKIEKLPLVDGDGILKGLITVKDFVKAEQYPHAAKDAKGRLLVGAAVGASPEALDRAQALAEAGVDFLVVDTSHGHNSNALSWMSKIKSSVGIDVVGGNVATRDGAQALIDAGVDGIKVGVGPGSICTTRVVAGIGVPQVTAIYEASLAARAAGVPLIGDGGLQYSGDIGKALAAGADTVMLGSLLAGCEESPGELQFINGKQFKSYRGMGSLGAMQSRGQGRSYSKDRYFQAEVASDDKLVPEGIEGQVPYRGPLANVLHQLVGGLRQTMGYVGAATIEEMESKGRFVRITSAGLKESHPHDIQMTVEAPNYSRSK, from the coding sequence ATGACTGCCAACGTCGACGGAGTGCCCGAGAAATTCGCGACACTCGGGCTGACCTACGACGACGTGCTGCTGCTGCCGGGCGCCTCCGCGGTGCTTCCGAACGCGGTCGACACCTCGTCCCGCATCTCCCGCAACGTGCGGGTCAACATCCCGCTGCTCTCCGCGGCCATGGACAAGGTGACCGAGTCCCGGATGGCCATCTCCATGGCCCGCCAGGGCGGCGTCGGCGTCCTGCACCGCAACCTGTCCATCGAGGACCAGGCCAACCAGGTCGACCTGGTGAAGCGCTCCGAGTCGGGCATGGTGGCCAACCCCATCACCATCCACCCGGACGCCACCCTCGGCGAGGCCGACGCCCTGTGCGCCAAGTTCCGCATCAGCGGCGTCCCGGTCACCGACGGCGCGGGCAAGCTGCTCGGCATCGTCACCAACCGCGACATGGCCTTCGAGACCGACCGCAGCCGGCAGGTGCGCGAGGTCATGACGCCGATGCCGCTGGTCACCGGCCAGGTCGGCATCTCCGGTGTGGACGCCATGGAGCTGCTGCGCCGCCACAAGATCGAGAAGCTTCCGCTGGTCGACGGCGACGGCATCCTCAAGGGCCTGATCACGGTCAAGGACTTCGTCAAGGCCGAGCAGTACCCGCACGCCGCCAAGGACGCCAAGGGCCGCCTGCTCGTCGGCGCCGCCGTCGGCGCCAGCCCCGAGGCCCTCGACCGCGCCCAGGCGCTCGCCGAGGCCGGGGTGGACTTCCTCGTCGTCGACACCTCGCACGGCCACAACAGCAACGCGCTGAGCTGGATGTCGAAGATCAAGTCGAGCGTCGGCATCGACGTCGTCGGCGGCAACGTCGCCACCCGCGACGGCGCCCAGGCCCTGATCGACGCCGGCGTCGACGGCATCAAGGTCGGCGTCGGCCCCGGCTCCATCTGCACCACCCGCGTCGTCGCCGGCATCGGCGTCCCCCAGGTCACCGCGATCTACGAGGCCTCCCTCGCCGCCCGCGCCGCCGGGGTGCCCCTGATCGGCGACGGCGGTCTCCAGTACTCCGGCGACATCGGCAAGGCGCTCGCCGCCGGCGCCGACACCGTGATGCTGGGCAGCCTGCTGGCGGGCTGCGAGGAGTCGCCGGGCGAGTTGCAGTTCATCAACGGCAAGCAGTTCAAGTCGTACCGCGGCATGGGCTCGCTGGGCGCCATGCAGTCCCGCGGCCAGGGCCGGTCGTACTCGAAGGACCGCTACTTCCAGGCCGAGGTCGCCTCCGACGACAAGCTCGTGCCCGAGGGCATCGAGGGCCAGGTCCCCTACCGGGGTCCGCTGGCCAACGTCCTGCACCAGCTCGTCGGCGGTCTGCGCCAGACGATGGGCTACGTGGGCGCCGCCACCATCGAGGAGATGGAGTCCAAGGGCCGCTTCGTCCGGATCACCTCGGCGGGCCTCAAGGAGAGCCACCCGCACGACATCCAGATGACGGTCGAGGCGCCGAACTACAGCCGCAGCAAGTAA
- a CDS encoding sigma-70 family RNA polymerase sigma factor, protein MRDDDAPPDQGTVGGLVHRAVDGDEQATHDLLAHVHPLALRYCRTRLSRLPGDARHFVEDLAQEVCVAVLLALPRYKDTGRPFEAFVFAIAAHKVADLQRAAMRHPGSTAVPSDEMPERPDDSLGPEERALLNSDAAWAKKLLANLPENQRELLLLRIAVGLTAEETGQMLGMSPGAVRVAQHRALSRLRALAEQ, encoded by the coding sequence ATGCGTGACGACGATGCGCCCCCGGACCAGGGGACGGTCGGTGGGCTCGTCCACCGCGCCGTGGACGGGGACGAGCAGGCCACGCACGACCTGCTCGCCCATGTCCACCCCCTGGCGCTGCGCTACTGCCGCACGCGCCTGTCCCGGCTGCCCGGCGACGCCCGGCACTTCGTCGAGGACCTCGCCCAGGAGGTCTGCGTCGCGGTGCTGCTCGCCCTGCCCCGCTACAAGGACACCGGACGCCCCTTCGAGGCGTTCGTCTTCGCCATCGCCGCCCACAAGGTCGCCGACCTCCAGCGCGCCGCGATGCGCCACCCCGGCTCCACGGCCGTCCCGTCCGACGAGATGCCCGAGCGGCCGGACGACTCGCTGGGCCCCGAGGAGCGGGCGCTGCTCAACAGCGACGCCGCCTGGGCCAAGAAGCTGCTGGCCAACCTGCCGGAGAACCAGCGCGAGCTGCTTCTGCTGCGCATCGCGGTCGGGCTCACGGCCGAGGAGACCGGACAGATGTTGGGAATGTCACCGGGGGCCGTGCGGGTCGCCCAGCACCGGGCGCTGAGCCGGCTGCGGGCGCTGGCGGAGCAGTAG
- a CDS encoding response regulator transcription factor: MTSVLVCDDSPLAREALRRAVATVPGVERVTTAANGEEVLRRWGADRSDLILMDVRMPGLGGVETVRRLLSADPGARIIMLTVAEDLDGVALAVAAGARGYLHKDASRAELRATVTQALADPTWRLAPRRLRSAEMGAAPTLTAREIQVLEGMSHGRSNAEIGRELFLSEDTVKTHARRLFKKLGASDRAHAVALGFRWGLVR, translated from the coding sequence ATGACTTCCGTCCTCGTCTGCGACGACTCCCCGCTTGCCCGAGAGGCGCTCCGCCGCGCGGTCGCGACCGTGCCCGGCGTCGAGCGCGTGACGACGGCCGCCAACGGCGAGGAAGTCCTCCGCCGCTGGGGTGCCGACCGCTCGGACCTGATTCTGATGGACGTGCGCATGCCCGGCCTGGGCGGCGTCGAGACCGTCCGGCGGCTGCTGTCCGCCGACCCCGGCGCGCGCATCATCATGCTCACCGTCGCCGAGGACCTGGACGGCGTGGCCCTCGCGGTCGCCGCCGGTGCCCGTGGCTATCTGCACAAGGACGCCTCGCGCGCCGAGCTGCGCGCCACCGTGACCCAGGCCCTCGCCGACCCGACCTGGCGGCTCGCCCCGCGCCGGCTGCGCTCGGCCGAGATGGGCGCCGCGCCCACGCTCACCGCGCGGGAGATCCAGGTCCTGGAGGGCATGAGCCACGGCCGCTCCAACGCGGAGATCGGCCGCGAGCTGTTCCTCTCCGAGGACACCGTCAAGACCCACGCCCGTCGGCTCTTCAAGAAGCTCGGCGCCTCGGACCGGGCACACGCCGTGGCGCTCGGCTTCCGGTGGGGCCTGGTCCGCTAG
- a CDS encoding WhiB family transcriptional regulator has translation MADFSRLPGPNADLWDWQLLAACRGVDSSLFFHPEGERGAARSARENSAKEVCMRCPVRAECAAHALAVREPYGVWGGLTEDEREELMGRARNRLVAATASASAGGEAAGPH, from the coding sequence ATGGCAGATTTCTCCCGCCTTCCCGGACCGAACGCGGACCTGTGGGACTGGCAGCTCCTGGCTGCGTGCCGCGGGGTGGACAGCTCGCTCTTCTTCCATCCGGAAGGCGAACGCGGTGCGGCACGGAGTGCTCGCGAGAACTCGGCCAAGGAGGTCTGCATGAGGTGCCCGGTCCGCGCCGAGTGCGCGGCGCACGCGCTGGCGGTGCGTGAGCCGTACGGCGTCTGGGGCGGGCTGACCGAGGACGAGCGCGAAGAACTCATGGGACGGGCCCGCAACCGCCTGGTGGCGGCGACGGCCTCGGCGTCGGCCGGCGGGGAGGCGGCCGGCCCTCACTGA
- a CDS encoding LysR family transcriptional regulator produces the protein MIEARHLRVLRAVASTGSFSAAGRELGCTQPAVSQQMKALESSVGTPLLVRTGREMRLTQAGEALVRHAAGIIAGLTAAEEEVAAIAGLRAGRVRLVSFPSGSSTLVPTALAALRAAHPGTRVFLEESEPPKSVELLREGDCDVALAFRYEGAAGAEEWDDLVVRPLLTDRLVALVPEGHRLARSDGVGSVAIGELARESWIAGCPRCRGQLVEVCEGAGFTPRIDFATDDYPAVVGLVGAGLGVAVLPQLAIDSVRPRGVRTVTLEPAVRREIVALTLPDLAQVPAVTATLDELARAGARQSATR, from the coding sequence GTGATCGAGGCTCGTCATCTCCGCGTGCTGCGCGCCGTGGCATCCACCGGTTCCTTCTCCGCCGCGGGGCGCGAGCTGGGCTGCACCCAGCCGGCCGTCAGCCAGCAGATGAAGGCCCTGGAGTCCTCCGTCGGCACCCCGCTGCTCGTGCGCACCGGGCGCGAGATGCGGCTCACCCAGGCCGGAGAGGCACTGGTGCGGCACGCCGCCGGGATCATCGCCGGGCTCACCGCGGCCGAGGAGGAGGTCGCCGCGATCGCCGGGCTGCGCGCCGGGCGGGTCCGGCTGGTCTCCTTCCCCAGCGGCAGCTCCACCCTCGTACCGACCGCACTGGCCGCCCTGCGCGCCGCGCACCCCGGCACCCGGGTCTTCCTGGAGGAGTCCGAGCCGCCGAAGTCCGTCGAGCTGCTGCGCGAGGGCGACTGCGACGTGGCGCTCGCCTTCCGCTACGAGGGCGCGGCCGGCGCCGAGGAGTGGGACGACCTCGTCGTACGGCCGCTGCTGACCGACCGGCTGGTGGCGCTGGTCCCCGAGGGGCACCGGCTCGCCCGGTCGGACGGGGTCGGATCCGTGGCGATCGGGGAGCTGGCCCGGGAGTCCTGGATCGCGGGCTGCCCGCGCTGTCGCGGTCAGTTGGTCGAGGTGTGCGAGGGGGCCGGTTTCACCCCGCGCATCGACTTCGCCACCGACGACTACCCGGCGGTGGTCGGCCTGGTCGGCGCGGGCCTCGGCGTGGCCGTGCTGCCCCAGCTCGCCATCGACTCCGTACGGCCGCGGGGCGTGCGTACGGTCACGCTGGAGCCGGCCGTGCGGCGGGAGATCGTCGCGCTCACGCTGCCCGACCTGGCGCAGGTGCCGGCGGTGACGGCCACCCTGGACGAGCTGGCCCGGGCGGGGGCGCGCCAGTCGGCGACGCGCTGA
- a CDS encoding MOSC domain-containing protein, whose amino-acid sequence MRLLSVNLGRAKAVPYTDQPEGVTGIDKRPADGPVRVAVPGSEGFGASGLAGDTVCDTRHHGGDEQAVYAMAREDLDDWERTLGRELPNGAFGENLTTTGLDLTGALIGERWRVGPELLLELTSGRIPCRTFQGHMGEPRWVKRFMEKGAPGAYFRVLEPGEIRAGDPVRIVHRPSHEVTVALQFRAVTTQRELLPRLLAAGGVLHPEALATARKYVAEYGA is encoded by the coding sequence ATGAGGCTCCTGTCCGTCAACCTGGGACGCGCGAAGGCGGTGCCGTACACGGACCAGCCCGAGGGCGTCACCGGCATCGACAAGCGGCCGGCCGACGGGCCGGTGCGGGTGGCGGTGCCCGGGTCGGAGGGCTTCGGGGCGAGCGGCCTGGCCGGCGACACCGTCTGCGACACGCGGCACCACGGCGGCGACGAGCAGGCGGTCTACGCGATGGCGCGCGAGGACCTGGACGACTGGGAGCGCACGCTGGGCCGCGAGCTGCCGAACGGCGCGTTCGGGGAGAACCTCACCACCACGGGCCTGGACCTCACCGGCGCCCTGATCGGCGAGCGCTGGCGGGTCGGCCCGGAGCTGCTCCTCGAGCTGACGTCCGGACGCATCCCGTGCCGCACCTTCCAGGGCCACATGGGTGAGCCGCGCTGGGTGAAGCGCTTCATGGAGAAGGGCGCGCCGGGCGCCTACTTCCGCGTCCTCGAGCCCGGTGAGATCCGCGCGGGCGACCCGGTGCGGATCGTGCACCGCCCCTCCCACGAGGTGACGGTGGCCCTTCAGTTCCGCGCCGTGACGACCCAGCGCGAGCTGCTCCCCCGGCTGCTCGCGGCGGGCGGGGTGCTGCATCCGGAGGCGCTCGCGACGGCGCGGAAGTACGTGGCGGAGTACGGCGCCTGA
- a CDS encoding SDR family NAD(P)-dependent oxidoreductase codes for MTTALITGSTAGLGAAFARRLAADGHDLVLVARDTERLRGQATELHDRHGIEAEVLTADLSADPGIDAVAARLSDRRNPVDLLVNNAGFGNKGRFLDVPMADELTMLKVHCEAVLRLTSAAVEAMRERGRGGVVNVASVAAFVPRGTYGASKAWVVQFTQGVAKDLAGSGVRLMALAPGFVRTEFHERAGMGTDNIPNWMWLDADNVVAAALADLSRGKSLSIPDPRYKTLMGAAKLVPRGLLGGITSRTGRKYGPQ; via the coding sequence ATGACAACGGCATTGATTACGGGATCGACGGCGGGCCTCGGGGCGGCGTTCGCGCGGCGGCTGGCGGCCGACGGACACGACCTGGTGCTGGTGGCCCGTGACACCGAGCGGCTGCGCGGGCAGGCCACGGAGCTGCACGACCGGCACGGCATCGAGGCGGAGGTGCTGACGGCGGACCTGTCGGCGGACCCCGGCATCGACGCGGTCGCGGCCCGGCTGTCCGACCGCAGGAACCCCGTCGACCTGCTGGTCAACAACGCCGGGTTCGGCAACAAGGGCCGTTTCCTCGACGTCCCCATGGCCGACGAGCTGACCATGCTCAAGGTGCACTGCGAGGCGGTGCTCCGGCTGACCTCGGCGGCGGTGGAGGCGATGCGGGAGCGGGGCCGCGGCGGTGTCGTCAACGTGGCCTCGGTCGCCGCCTTCGTCCCGCGCGGCACCTACGGCGCCTCCAAGGCGTGGGTCGTCCAGTTCACCCAGGGCGTGGCGAAGGACCTGGCCGGCAGCGGCGTCCGCCTGATGGCCCTGGCCCCCGGCTTCGTGCGCACGGAGTTCCACGAGCGGGCCGGCATGGGCACGGACAACATCCCGAACTGGATGTGGCTCGACGCGGACAACGTCGTCGCGGCGGCCCTCGCCGACCTGTCCCGCGGCAAGTCCCTGTCGATCCCCGACCCCCGCTACAAGACCCTGATGGGCGCGGCGAAGCTGGTGCCGCGGGGGCTGCTGGGCGGCATCACGTCGCGGACGGGACGCAAGTACGGGCCGCAGTAG